The following are encoded in a window of Bradyrhizobium guangdongense genomic DNA:
- the purE gene encoding 5-(carboxyamino)imidazole ribonucleotide mutase, translating into MTAPIAIIMGSQSDWETMRHAADTLAALGVASDSRVVSAHRTPERLFTFAKGAKAAGFKVIIAGAGGAAHLPGMAAALTELPVFGVPVESRTLKGIDSLYSIVQMPAGIPVGTLAIGKAGAINAALLAASVLALSDPDLSDRLAAWRKAQTEAVAERPEDKA; encoded by the coding sequence ATGACCGCGCCGATCGCCATCATCATGGGAAGCCAGTCGGACTGGGAGACGATGCGGCACGCTGCCGATACGCTTGCAGCGCTCGGCGTCGCCTCCGACTCCCGCGTCGTTTCGGCACACCGCACCCCGGAGCGCCTGTTTACCTTCGCCAAGGGCGCCAAGGCTGCCGGCTTCAAGGTCATCATCGCCGGCGCCGGAGGGGCTGCGCATCTGCCCGGCATGGCCGCGGCGCTGACGGAACTGCCGGTGTTCGGCGTACCGGTCGAGTCCAGGACGCTGAAGGGGATCGATTCGCTCTATTCGATCGTTCAGATGCCCGCCGGCATTCCGGTCGGCACCCTCGCGATCGGTAAGGCCGGCGCCATCAACGCGGCGCTGCTCGCGGCATCGGTGCTGGCGCTGTCCGATCCTGATCTGTCGGACCGTCTCGCCGCCTGGCGCAAGGCCCAGACCGAGGCGGTTGCCGAGCGCCCGGAGGACAAGGCGTGA
- a CDS encoding YdcH family protein encodes MTHENERELEAELTRLQQEHRDLDAAIDALHQSPAPDLLRLQRLKKRKLLLRDRIAFIEDQITPDIIA; translated from the coding sequence ATGACCCATGAAAACGAGCGTGAGCTCGAAGCTGAGCTCACCCGGTTGCAGCAGGAACACCGAGATCTCGACGCGGCGATCGATGCACTGCATCAATCGCCTGCCCCCGATCTGTTGCGGTTACAGCGGCTGAAGAAACGCAAGCTGTTGTTGCGCGACCGCATCGCCTTCATCGAAGACCAGATCACGCCCGACATCATCGCCTGA
- a CDS encoding GGDEF domain-containing protein, which translates to MKKPKRATAAKAKKGRKTSGSRTKTAPKRVAASRRAAAANDAGKDGSKAVIRSLRTKLAKALRRVAELEAAADTDFLLDIPNRRGFERELQRAIAYMKRYRASGALIVLDVDRLKPINDSFGHAAGDEVLKAIATTLTRQIRASDVVGRLGGDEFALLLWNLSETDAKAKAAIFEQAIDDLSFTFRGQHVTAGASAGISLLGVHSEAVRALEEADAAMYVRKAHRRHEPRIRLVSS; encoded by the coding sequence ATGAAGAAACCAAAAAGGGCGACCGCCGCGAAGGCCAAAAAGGGCCGGAAAACCAGCGGGAGCCGCACGAAAACTGCACCTAAGCGGGTTGCGGCGTCGCGCCGCGCGGCCGCCGCCAATGACGCGGGCAAGGATGGCAGCAAGGCCGTCATCCGCAGCCTGCGGACCAAGCTGGCGAAGGCGCTGCGTCGCGTTGCCGAGCTCGAGGCTGCGGCCGACACTGATTTCCTGCTGGATATACCCAACCGGCGGGGCTTCGAGCGCGAGCTCCAGCGCGCCATCGCCTATATGAAGCGCTACCGCGCCAGCGGCGCGCTGATCGTGCTCGATGTCGACCGGCTGAAGCCGATCAATGATTCCTTCGGTCATGCCGCGGGGGACGAGGTGCTGAAGGCGATCGCCACGACGCTGACGCGGCAGATCCGCGCCTCCGACGTGGTCGGTCGTCTCGGTGGCGATGAGTTTGCCTTGCTGTTGTGGAATCTCAGCGAGACCGATGCCAAGGCGAAGGCCGCCATCTTCGAGCAGGCGATCGACGATTTGTCATTCACCTTTCGCGGCCAGCACGTCACGGCGGGCGCCTCAGCCGGCATCTCGCTGCTTGGTGTGCACTCAGAGGCCGTCCGTGCGCTCGAGGAGGCCGATGCAGCCATGTATGTGCGCAAGGCCCATCGACGGCACGAGCCGCGGATCAGGCTCGTGAGCAGCTGA